In the genome of Gemmatimonadota bacterium, one region contains:
- a CDS encoding cytochrome c3 family protein has protein sequence MRGSLVSRLSLVVAMIALAGVVAAFASNGGSMFSPGDLRGADSTPTVLGGVTSHAELSGRCGSCHARPLSARPMNARCLSCHSDIRTAIADSTSLHGSVTDVNRCTICHTEHAGASAPNASLERFRGVHGRLGSGTFPLDGAHAKTKCNACHRKAGDRAGFGNAPKSCIGCHQEKDKHRGQFGADCAACHNTSTWGGASFAHEAFPVNHGTRGTNACKTCHENPNNYKQYTCYNCHAHSPARVKAQHREEVGTENLDDCVRCHRGGRGEGREHGEGRERH, from the coding sequence ATGCGCGGATCTCTTGTGTCGCGGTTGAGTCTGGTGGTCGCCATGATTGCGCTCGCCGGCGTGGTGGCGGCCTTCGCCTCCAATGGCGGCAGCATGTTCTCGCCAGGCGACCTACGCGGCGCCGACAGTACACCAACCGTGCTCGGCGGGGTGACGTCGCATGCGGAACTCAGCGGGCGGTGTGGATCCTGTCACGCGCGGCCGTTGAGCGCGCGTCCGATGAATGCCCGATGCCTCAGTTGCCACAGTGATATCCGCACGGCGATCGCCGACAGCACCTCGTTGCACGGTAGCGTGACCGACGTGAACCGCTGCACGATCTGCCATACCGAGCATGCGGGCGCGTCAGCGCCGAACGCCAGCCTCGAACGCTTCCGAGGTGTTCACGGACGGCTGGGCAGTGGCACGTTCCCGCTCGACGGGGCACACGCCAAGACCAAGTGCAACGCGTGCCACCGCAAGGCGGGAGACCGCGCCGGTTTTGGCAACGCGCCCAAAAGCTGCATCGGGTGCCATCAAGAGAAGGACAAACATCGCGGCCAGTTCGGCGCGGATTGTGCCGCGTGCCACAACACCAGCACGTGGGGCGGCGCGAGTTTTGCTCACGAGGCATTCCCCGTGAACCACGGCACTCGCGGCACGAATGCGTGCAAAACCTGTCATGAGAATCCGAACAACTACAAACAGTACACCTGCTACAACTGTCATGCCCACTCACCCGCGCGCGTGAAGGCGCAACACAGGGAAGAAGTGGGGACCGAGAATCTCGATGA